One Cryobacterium roopkundense genomic region harbors:
- a CDS encoding RDD family protein produces MQNTDPVSSEADASPTDELLTGEAVALDVRPANLILRGAGAIIDAITYLLFFLLMLFLSFVVFGTTDQALIQALTVAALVMAIVITPMIVETATRGRSLGKLAIGARIVRTDGGAISLRHAFIRALTGVLEIFMTLGGLAATVALLNSRSQRFGDLLAGTYSQHERVPQHKVPVLGVPGPLHEWSKTVDIARLPDALGRRVAQFLRQADRLTPESRQRLAVSLATEVEPFVSPLPTAPAEPFLQAVAAVRRDREYAALLLEQERLSRLAPVLHGLPHQFPNR; encoded by the coding sequence GGTGGCCCTCGACGTGCGTCCGGCTAACCTCATCCTGCGGGGCGCCGGCGCCATCATCGATGCGATCACCTACCTCCTCTTCTTCCTCCTCATGCTGTTCCTGTCTTTTGTCGTGTTCGGAACCACCGACCAGGCACTCATACAGGCGCTGACCGTCGCCGCTCTCGTGATGGCCATCGTGATCACCCCGATGATCGTCGAGACCGCCACCCGAGGCAGGTCCCTCGGCAAACTCGCCATCGGTGCCCGCATCGTACGCACCGACGGCGGCGCCATCTCCCTCCGCCACGCCTTCATACGTGCGCTCACCGGTGTCCTCGAGATCTTCATGACGCTCGGCGGACTCGCAGCGACCGTTGCCCTGCTCAACAGCCGCAGCCAGCGTTTCGGAGACCTCCTCGCCGGCACCTACAGCCAGCACGAGCGAGTGCCGCAGCACAAGGTTCCCGTCCTCGGCGTTCCAGGCCCGCTCCATGAGTGGTCGAAGACCGTGGACATCGCACGCCTGCCGGACGCCCTCGGGCGTCGCGTGGCCCAGTTCCTCCGCCAAGCCGACCGGCTGACGCCCGAGTCGCGCCAACGACTCGCTGTCTCCCTGGCAACCGAGGTGGAGCCCTTCGTCTCCCCCCTCCCCACGGCACCTGCCGAGCCGTTCCTGCAGGCCGTGGCCGCCGTGCGCCGCGACCGCGAGTATGCAGCGCTCCTGCTTGAGCAGGAACGCCTGTCGCGCCTCGCACCGGTGCTGCACGGTCTTCCCCACCAGTTCCCGAACCGCTAG